One Aegilops tauschii subsp. strangulata cultivar AL8/78 chromosome 7, Aet v6.0, whole genome shotgun sequence genomic window carries:
- the LOC141027508 gene encoding uncharacterized protein, whose amino-acid sequence MEKMQKAVAVVNDLWWNRHGFPQGYHFVPSDLELIRLLEDIIAGRPLPHPLPTIFRNVRIREYHPAELYERYKAHKEAGSIYFFSEREFPGGARVRPRRFTKDGWWKASGGGEALKRGGLTVGSKLTLVFYDKKPGQKVGVKTDWAIKEYTKIVDKKKAEEMALYRLYKMNKPANAKQATQEDENTPDSTWANEEEEAPPPSPPHPPAGGTFLQAQAGQPHDYHYYYACDAEPGPSTSRSVTPNAGHMGLTGSSPAAPTYLPQHNGVQYTDGLGFWDALPAMHPSLVSSGPTAVAHGLPTSAAHFSYQETAVDAEHFGYQETTEPLKTQLLPASAEHFVYQETTDPLKTQLLPASAEHFAYQETTDPPKMQAPPPLPAPAAQGGYLADEFDVWCEMQQGSQQVAVSPSSPMPDDIDSQQVAASFSSHMPDDIDSQQVAASSSSHMPNDIDPQQVAASSSSPMPDDIDSQQAAASPFPKLEDIDLPMLEDVDFAMLEDIDFVDLLEDIPTLPTDENGERFSCTLQELLYPKIENEAPPPLADVDGQGSGSE is encoded by the exons ATGGAGAAGATGCAGAaggccgtcgccgtcgtcaacgACCTCTGGTGGAACCGGCACGGGTTCCCGCAGGGCTACCACTTCGTCCCGAGTGACCTGGAGCTCATCCGCCTCCTCGAGGACATCATCGCCGGCCGCCCTCTCCCCCACCCTCTCCCCACCATCTTCCGCAACGTCAGGATCCGCGAGTACCACCCCGCCGAGCTCTACG AGAGGTACAAGGCGCACAAGGAGGCCGGGAGCATCTACTTCTTCAGCGAGAGGGAGTTCCCAGGGGGCGCCAGGGTGCGCCCCCGGCGCTTCACCAAGGACGGCTGGTGGAaggcctcggggggcggcgagGCCCTGAAGCGCGGCGGCCTGACCGTCGGCTCTAAGCTCACCTTGGTCTTCTACGACAAGAAGCCCGGCCAGAAGGTTGGCGTCAAGACCGACTGGGCCATCAAAGAGTACACCAAGATCGTTGACAAGAAGAAG GCGGAGGAGATGGCCTTGTACCGCCTATATAAGATGAACAAACCCGCCAACGCGAAGCAAGCAACTCAAGAAGATGAAAACACCCCCGATTCCACTTGGgcgaacgaggaggaggaggcgccgccGCCGTCACCACCACATCCGCCAGCCGGAGGGACTTTCTTGCAGGCACAGGCCGGGCAGCCACATGACTACCACTACTACTACGCCTGTGATGCCGAGCCAGGGCCAAGCACAAGCCGCTCGGTGACGCCGAACGCCGGCCACATGGGGCTAACAGGTTCTTCGCCGGCCGCCCCAACATACCTGCCGCAGCACAACGGCGTCCAGTACACCGACGGGCTTGGGTTCTGGGATGCGCTGCCGGCGATGCACCCGTCTCTGGTGTCGTCGGGACCAACAGCCGTTGCGCATGGCCTGCCGACATCTGCTGCGCATTTCAGCTACCAAGAAACTGCAGTAGACGCCGAGCACTTTGGCTACCAAGAAACCACAGAACCGCTGAAGACGCAGCTCCTGCCAGCGTCGGCCGAGCACTTTGTCTACCAGGAAACCACAGACCCGCTGAAGACGCAGCTCCTGCCGGCGTCTGCCGAGCACTTTGCCTACCAGGAAACCACAGACCCGCCGAAGATGCAGGCCCCACCGCCACTGCCAGCGCCGGCTGCTCAGGGCGGCTACCTGGCTGATGAGTTCGACGTTTGGTGCGAGATGCAGCAAGGTTCGCAGCAGGTGGCTGTGAGTCCCTCTTCCCCCATGCCCGACGACATAGATTCGCAGCAGGTGGCTGCGAGTTTCTCTTCCCACATGCCCGACGACATAGATTCGCAGCAGGTGGCTGCGAGTTCCTCTTCCCACATGCCCAACGACATAGATCCGCAGCAGGTGGCTGCAAGTTCCTCTTCCCCCATGCCCGACGACATAGATTCCCAGCAGGCGGCTGCGAGTCCCTTCCCCAAGCTCGAAGATATTGATTTGCCCATGCTTGAAGATGTCGATTTCGCCATGCTCGAAGATATTGATTTCGTTGACTTGCTCGAGGATATACCAACGCTGCCTACAGACGAAAACGGCGAGCGCTTTTCATGCACATTACAAGAGCTCCTCTACCCCAAGATAGAGAACGAGGCACCACCACCGCTCGCCGACGTTGATGGCCAAGGATCAGGTTCAGAGTAA
- the LOC109746725 gene encoding uncharacterized protein codes for MEMPTGSAQAGGRFPVPHKSLSLDIKGNKTDIVISKYEDNFLVIVTQIGCMGTILAAKKDESVFSDPTYNVSVLFGKRDEPLLLACARQLIEHISGSGSARPLVISLGLKDHSQGTLKDVVSAIVDNPLW; via the exons ATGGAGATGCCGACGGGGTCTGCGCAGGCAGGTGGCCGCTTCCCTGTGCCGCACAAGTCCCTCTCCTTGGATATCAAG GGCAACAAGACTGACATTGTTATCAGCAAATACGAAGATAACTTTCTG GTCATTGTGACACAGATTGGCTGCATGGGAACCATATTAGCTGCTAA GAAAGATGAAAGTGTTTTCTCTGATCCAACCTACAATGTATCTGTTCTTTTTGGGAAGAGGGATGAG CCACTCCTGCTAGCTTGTGCACGCCAACTTATCGAGCATATAAG TGGTAGTGGCTCAGCTCGGCCGTTGGTGATCTCTCTTGGTTTGAAGGATCATTCCCAG GGAACATTGAAAGATGTAGTTTCTGCCATTGTTGACAACCCCCTATGGTGA